A segment of the Oncorhynchus tshawytscha isolate Ot180627B linkage group LG19, Otsh_v2.0, whole genome shotgun sequence genome:
TCCCCtgagctcaaacaggaagtattCACAGGATATCTATCCCTCTCTGCCTATGTTAACACTGAAACTGGAGGTATACTGACTTCGAGACGAAAGAGCTTCTCCTAATGTTACAAACCCAGCCAGGTCCGTCTCTGTTATTGCAGTCAAACTCACTTCATTCACACACTGAGCGTAGAGAACATCTAAAACAAAATGACCTTGAATGTAGAATTACAGGTTAATGTACTTCAGATCAaatagatggagagggatgtgATGGAGAGGGATGTGATAGAGAGGGATGTGATAGAGAGGGATGTGATAGAGAGGGATGTGATAGAGAGGGATGTGATAGAGAGGGATGTGATAGAGAGGGATGTGATAGAGAGGGATGTGATGGAGAGGGATGTGATGATAGGGATGCGATGGATAGGGATGCGATGGATAGGGATGAGATGGATAGGgatgagatagagagggatgCGATAGAGAGGGATGCGATAGAGAGGGATGTGATGGAGAGGGATGTGATGGAGAGGGATGTGATGGAGAGGGATGTGATGGAGAGGGATGTGATGGAGAGGGATGTGATGGATAGGGATGTGATGGATAGGGATGTGATGGAGAGGGATGTGATGGAGAGGGATGTGATGGAGAGGGATGTGATGGATAGGGATGTGATGGATAGGGATGTGATGGATAGGGATGTGATAGATAGGGATGTGATGGATAGGGATGTGATAGAGAGGGATGTGATCGAGAGGGATGTGATCGAGAGGGATGTGATGGAGAGGGATGTGAGAGGGATGTGATGGAGAGGGATGTGATGGAGAGGGATGTGATGGAGAGGGATGTGATGGAGAGGGATGTGATGGAGAGGGATGTGATGAGAGGGATGTGATGGAGAGGGATGCGATGGAGAGGGATGTGATGGAGAGGGATGTGATGGAGAGGGATGTGATGGAGAGGGATacgatggatggatagagaggatgtgatggagagggatgtgatggagagggatgtgatggatagggatgtgatggagagggatgtgatggagagggatgtgatggagagggatgtgatggagagggatgtgatggagagggatgtgatggagagggatgtgatggagagggatgtgatggagagggatgcgatggagagggatgagatggagagggatgagatggagatggagagggatgagatggagagggatgagatggagagggatgagatggagagggatgcgATGGAGAGGGATGCGATGGAGAGGGATGTGAAAAAAGGTTGTACATTTTACCAGGGCAGGTCAGGAGGTTGGAGAACGGAAGACATGGAGAGAAATGCGAACATTGATTCTACCTGACACACATTAGCATACATGTGAACTGTTTGGTCGTCGTTACAGCTGGGTGGAATTTCAACAGTCTAAGAACTCACCTATCCATCCTCGGGGAAACCAACAAACACTGTCCATTCAGCACTTCTCTGTTCTTTAAGCaaatctgtctcttcctccttcagtcctgcctctctctctctctccatccctctttctctccctccctgaactCTCTCCTCAACCACCCATCTTGGGGAGTAAACAAAAAAAAACCATTCAGCACttctgtctttcactccctccctccagttttTACCTGAAACAGTGATCCGTGTCCTTGAAGCCTGGCCGGGCTCAGAGGGGCTGCGGGACTTAGGCTGCTCCAGAAGTGGACACCTGATAACAGAGAGCTGTGGCCCAGCAGCAGACCAGATGGAGTCTAGGGAGGGAAAATGaaaaagggcagagagagagagagcaggagggcagagagagagcgcaggagggcagagagagagagcgcagggggcagagagagagagcgcagggggcagagagagagagcgcagggggcagagagagagggggcagagagagagagagagcgcagggggcagagagagagagagcgcagggggcagagagagagagcgcagggggcagagagagagagcgcagggggcagagagagagagcgcagggggcagagagagagcgcagggggcagagagagagagcgcagggggcagagagagagagagcgcagggggcagagagaggagagagagagcgcagggggcagagagagagcgcagggggcagagaggggcggagggggcagagagagggagcgcagggggcagagagagagagcgcagggggcagagagagagagcggggggcagagagagagcgcagcgggggcagagagagggcgcagggggcagagagagcgcggggggcagagagagagcgcagggggcagggagagagagagagcgcagggggcagagagggcagagagagagagcaggggcagggggcagggggcagagagagagagagcgcagggggcagagagagagcaggggggcagagagagcagggggcagagaaagagagcgcagggggcagagagagagagcgcagggggcagagagagagagcgcagggggcagagagagagcgcagggggcagagagcgagagagcagtggggcagagagcgagagagcagggggcagagagcgagagagcagggggcagagagagagagcagggggcagagagagcgagagagcagggggcagagagcgagagagcagggggcagagagcgagagagcagggggcagagagagagagcagggggcagagagcgagaaagagcggggggcagagagagagagaaagagcgggggcagagagagagaaagagagagagggagcgcaggggggcagagagggagagcgcagaggggcagagagagagggagagcggggggggggcagagagagggagagcgggagagcagGTGAGCAggtgaggaggtgggaggtgaggtgaggtggggtggagagggggataaTTGTTGTTAAGGTTTCACTGTTGTGGAGGGACCCAGCCCTGCATGACTGGTCTGCCTGCCTTTCCCTTCATATTAATGGAATGATTGGAGCATATGGTATCACTTAGCCCCCCACCtcataccctctctccctctttctcataccatctcattctctctcattctcactctctctctctctctctctctctctctcataccatctcattctctctctctctcataccatctctctctctcataccatctccatctcatctctcaccatctctctctctctcatctcatacctctctctctctctctccatctctctctcataccatctctctctctctcataccatctctctctctactcatctcataccatctctctctctcataccatctctctctctctccatctctaccatctctctctctctctcataccatctctctcatctctctctctctctctctcataccatctctctctctctcataccatctctctctctctctctcataccatctctctctctctcaccatctctctctctctctcataccatctctctctctctcataccatctctctctctctctctctctcataccatctctctctctctctcataccatctctctctctctctctctctctctctctctctctctcatctccatctctctctctctctctctctcataccatctctctctctcatctccatctctctctctctctctctctctctcataccatctctctctctctcataccatctctctctctctctctctctctctcataccatctctctctcatctctctctctcataccatctctctctctctctaccatctctctctctctctctctctcatctctctctctctcataccatctctctctcattctctctctctcataccatctctctctcattctctctctctcataccatctctctctcattctctctctcataccatctctctctctcattctctctctctcataccatctctctctcattctctctctctcataccatctctctctcattctctctctctcataccatctctctctcattctctctctctcataccatctctctctctcataccatctctctctctcataccatctctcttactctctctctctctctctctctctctctctcatccatctctctctcataccatctctctctcataccatctctctctcatccatctctctctctcatccatctctctctcataccatctctctctctctctctctctccatcataccatctctctctctcataccatctctctctctctctaccatctctctctctcatatcataccatctctctctctctctctctcataccatctcttctctctctctcataccatctcattctctctcttctctctctctcataccatctcataccatctctctctcttctctctctaccatctctccatctctctctctctcataccatctcattctctctcataccatctcattctctctcataccatctcattctctcataccatctctcaTTCATACCatctcataccatctctctctcataccatctcatctctctctcataccatccatctctctctcataccatctctaccatctctctctctctctcataccatctctctctctctcataccatctctctctctctctaccataccatctctctctctctctctctctctcataccatctctctctctctctctctctcataccatctctctctctctctctctctctctctctaccatctctctctctctctctcatctctctctctccatctctctctctctctctaccataccatctctctctctctctctctaccatctctcataccatctctctctctctcataccatctctctctcataccatctctctctctctctctcataccatctctctctctctctccatctctctctctgtctctctcataccatctctctctctctctctctcataccatctcatctctctctactcatactctctctctctctctcataccatctctctctctctctctcataccatctctctctctgtctctctcatactcatcatctctctctctcataccatctctctctctctctcataccatctctctctctctcataccatctctctctctctctctcataccatctctctctctctcataccatctctctctctctcataccatctctctctcataccatctctctctctcataccatctctctctcataccatctctccatctcatctctctctctctctctctcataccatctctctctcattctctctctctctctaccatctctctctcttctctctcataccatctctctctctcataccatctctctctctcatctctctctctctctaccatctcatctctctctctctctctctctcataccatctctctctctctcataccatctctctctctctcatactctcattctctctctaccatctctctctctaccatctctctctctctctcataccatctctcctctccatctctctctcatactcatctctctctcataccatctctctctctctctctctcataccatctctctctctctctctcataccatctctctcataccatctctctctcttctctctcataccatctctctctcataccatctctctctctctctctctcataccatctctctctcataccatctctctctctgtctcataccatctctctctctcatctctcatccatctctctctctctcataccatctctctctctccataccatctctctctctctctctctctcataccatctctctctctcctctctcataccatctctctctctcataccatctctctctcattctctctcataccatctctctctgtctctctctccatctctctctcataccatctctctctctctctctctcataccatctctctctctctcataccatctctctctctctctctctctaccatctctctctcataccatctctctctcataccatctctctctcatctctctcataccatctcatctctctctctcataccatctctctctctctctctcataccatctctctctctctctctctcataccatctctctctctctctctctctctctctcataccatctctctctctctctctctctcataccatctcattctctctctctcatacctcatctctctgtctctctcataccatctctctctctctctcataccatctctctctctctctcataccatctctctctcatctctctctctctccataccatctcatctctctctcataccatctctctctctcataccatctctctctctcataccatctctctctctatctccatctctctctcataccatctctctctctctctctctcataccatctctctctctctctcataccatctcatctctctctcatatccatctctctctcataccatctctctccatctctctctctctctctctctctcataccatctcattctctctctctcataccatctcattctctcctctcataccatctctctaccatctctctctctgtctctctcataccatctctctccatctctctctctctctctctcataccatctctctctctctcattctctctctctctcataccatctctctctcataccatctctctctctgtctctctcataccatctctctctctccatctctctctctcttctctctcattctcataccatctcttctctcataccatctctctctctgtctctctcataccatctctctctcattctctctctctcataccatctctctctcattctctctctctcataccatctcattctctctctctcataccatctcattctctctctctcataccatctcattctctctctctcataccatctctctctctgtctctctccgtgacTAGGACAGGATATGTGTAAATCTCTTGCTTTTCCTCTGATCTTCCTTTACACCACTGTAAACAGTGTATAAGctgtaccactgtctgtcttctttctAATGATGGAAATGTGGTTCAGCGAAGCCTCATGGTTTTTTTTACAtgtcaaaaaaacacacaaactaaaATACACGCCGAAAAATCTGTAGTTGGATGTGATTTTTTGAATACTGCTTGAGTTTGGATCGTGTGCTCCGTAACATTAGTACTGTAAAAAGACCCATATCATCTAGAAGACTGGGTCCGATGTGGCTGAGTGGTCTGGGCCTGTGGCCCGGCAGTGCCTTGCTGCTCTAGCTGGGCTTTGGGGACACTGGCGTAATGGTCTGGAACTCTGGATAGACTCCAGCCCCCATCTCCCCGTAACCAGGCAGGCCTCAGTACAGTTAGGGAGGAAAGAAAAATCACTGCAACACTATTCTCTATCTTAGAGAAGATTAACTAGCATCACTCTGTCTTTTCCTAACATCAACCAACCTGATATGGAGTGGAATCAGTTTACCTGACTTCTTAATGTTGTAAATAGGGTTTATTAATGATGCTAGTGTTAAGTATTCACTGGGGCTGTATCATGTCAAGTAGTGGTATAGTTCACCATACCTGTGCAGTGAAGAAGGCGTGGGTGAGGGATCCGGACGGTAGGGAGGGGCTATTGAGGGCTATCGAGCCGATGTCACTTCCTGTCAAGAGCAGGGAGGGGGCGGAGATCTCTAGGGCTTTGGGCTTATTGGTTTTGGGTGGGAGTCCATGACAACTGTCTCCATGACTACTACCACCACTGGTCCTCTTCTCCGGAGGCTGCagggcctgctctctctctctatgcccagAAGAGAGATTCAGAGGCTGGGCTCCCTGGTCTgagtcctccccctcctcctcttcagcctCTGGGCTCCAGCCTCCTCGGCCTGGCCCTGGCTGGGGGTTATGGctgtggggggaggaggagggcggGGAGTGGTGGGTGTaatggtggagagaggagggtttgAATGGCCTGTGGGTGCTGAAGGATTGTGATGAAGGCTCAGGGTTGATGAGGGACGGTGAGGGTGGAGTACTCTCGGTGGTACCCGTCCCAAATCGGATGACTCCGGAGCGGGCCTCgtcctgctgtctctccctcAGGGCCCGGAGCAGCTCCTctggaggagaatggagggtgttgatgctGAAGGAGGAGTAGAGGCCAGAGCCGAAGTACTTGTTATGACACGCAGCCTGCTGGGCCACCGCAGCCGCCCCCAACGCCGCCCCCAGGGCcctcctctgctgctgctgtagctcctcctcttcctcctcctcctctacatccaGGTCCTGGATGTCCTGGTCTTCGTGGAGCGTCACCCGACCGGAAGCCAAGCCCATCTCTACTGCTGCTGGGTCCATCTTTAAGATTTCCGGGAACGAGACAAACTTGTAGACAAACTTCTGTCCGATCACCTTCTTGATAATGTTCTGGGGCACATGGAACATTATTATGAGATTAGTGTGCAAGTTCAACCGAAAAATGTTTTTGTGAATTCCCTAATATTTTATTCATGGATGTAATTACATACAAAAGATTTATTACACATTTATGAGCTGATAAGAAGACGACATATATTTTCATATTCTATTGTCAATAAATAAAAGAACTCTAAATTATCAATGTTGACGCAACCATTTTGATTTCAACATTTCATTCATAGAAAAATGAATTGCTACCAAAGCCATCGAAAATGATGACAAAATGTCTGAaattctacagtgtgtgtgtgtgggtatgtgatGCATCATCGTCTCTGGGCTATGCTGTTTGTTAGGTGAAACCAGAGGAAGTGGAACTATGTGCCAGTGGGGATCTTCGTGTTGAAAAAGAAGAAGAACAACAAACAACATGAAGTTACCATGAAATGTCACATCGACCGAAATGCCAAATAAACAGTGCAGAGATAATTGTCCGTGGGAGTATTCTAATAGAGTATTCTAAGAGCTGTACCTTGAGTGAAGTAACGGCAAAACCAAATGTCAAACAAACAAGAGGGCTGTACCTTGTCATAGTAGTATCTCAGGGCTCTGATCAGCTTGTCGTAGTTCATATTAGTCTCATTTATTTCTAGTAGTATGTCTGGGTGAGTAATTGTACATTGTGGTAGTAgtgtttagtttactgtctgtgtAGTATAAATGTAGTACCTTGTCATAGTAGTATCTCATTTCTAGTAGTATGTCTGAGTGAGTAATTGTACGTTGTGGTAGTAgtgtttagtttactgtctgtgtAGTATAAATGTAGTACCTTGTCATAGTAGTATCTCAGAGCTCTGCTCAGCTTGTCGTAGTTCATATTAGTCTTGTTCTTGCGGAGCCCCCACAGCTTGGCCACCTCCTCAGACTTGAGCAGTTTAAACTCCCCATCGTTCGACGTCCAGCAGATCAGGTGCTTGTGGCTCTGGTCCAACAACAGCTGCAACAGGAACTGCCACAACGTGATGGCACTGTCCATACCTAGAGGGTCACAGGCCATTGATGGCATCAACATGGAATcagtgcagtggtgtaaagtacttcagtaaaaacaatttaaagtatccctggtcatccctactgcctctgatctgtcagattcactaaacagagaacatccatggtcatccctactgcctctgatctggaggactcattaaacagagaacatcctggtcatccctactgcctctgatctgtcagattcactaaacagagaacatcctggtcatccctactgcctctgatctgtcagattcactaaacagagaacatccatggtcatccctactgcctctgatctggaggactcattaaacagagaacatcctggtcatccctactgcctctgatctgtcagattcactaaacagagaacatcctggtcatccctactgcctctgatctggaggactcactaaacagagagcatccctggtcattcctactgcctctgatctggaggactcactaaacagagaacatccctggtcatccctactgcctctgatctggaggactcactaaacagagaacatccctggtcatccctactgcctctgatctggaggactcactaaacagagaacatccctggtcatccctactgcctctgatctggaggactcactaaacagagaacatccctggacatccctactgcctctgatctggaggactcactaaacagagaacatccctggacatccctactgcctctgatctggaggactcactaaacagagaacatccctggacatccctactgcctctgatctgtcagactcactaaacagagaacatcctggtcatccctactgcctctgatctggaggactcactaaacagagaacatccctggtcatccctactgcctctgatctggaggactcactaaacagagaacatccctggtcatccctactgcctctgatctggaggactcattaaacagagaacatccctggtcatccctactgcctctgatctggaggactcactaaacagagaacatccctggtcatccctactgcctctgatctggaggactcactaaacagagaacatccctggtcatccctactgcctctgatctggaggactcattaaacagagaacatccctggtcatccctactgcctctgatctggaggactcattaaacagagaacatccctggtcatccctactgcctctgatctggaggactcactaaacacaaacgctTTGTTTATAAATGATCTGTAAATCTGTAAATAacattaaaaaacaagaaaatcgtgccatctggtttgcttaatataaggaatattTGAGCTATTCCatgtacttttaatacttaagtatatttaaaatcaaatacttgaAACAATtcttactcaagtaatattttactgggtgactcacttttacaagagttatttttttattatctttactttgactcaagtgtgaaaattgggtactttttccaccactgaaccAGGGTTGTTCTGTCCAGGAGCAGGCCTGGAGGTTGGAGAACAGGCCAGCCACCGGAGTGTGACCCTGGGCTGTTCCTAGCCTGTTGCCTGTGTAGCCTGGTGTCTACTTACAACAGACAATGTGCCTGTGTAGCCTGGTGTCTACTTACAACAGACAATGTGCCTGTGTAGCCTGGTGTCTACTTACAacagacaatgtgtgtgtgtagcctggtGTCTACTTACAacagaca
Coding sequences within it:
- the LOC112218922 gene encoding ETS domain-containing protein Elk-3 isoform X2 produces the protein MNYDKLIRALRYYYDKNIIKKVIGQKFVYKFVSFPEILKMDPAAVEMGLASGRVTLHEDQDIQDLDVEEEEEEEELQQQQRRALGAALGAAAVAQQAACHNKYFGSGLYSSFSINTLHSPPEELLRALRERQQDEARSGVIRFGTGTTESTPPSPSLINPEPSSQSFSTHRPFKPSSLHHYTHHSPPSSSPHSHNPQPGPGRGGWSPEAEEEEGEDSDQGAQPLNLSSGHREREQALQPPEKRTSGGSSHGDSCHGLPPKTNKPKALEISAPSLLLTGSDIGSIALNSPSLPSGSLTHAFFTAQTPSGLLLGHSSLLSGVHFWSSLSPAAPLSPARLQGHGSLFQFPSLMNGHLPLSNLDGSPSPLLLSPANHKS
- the LOC112218922 gene encoding ETS domain-containing protein Elk-3 isoform X1; the protein is MDSAITLWQFLLQLLLDQSHKHLICWTSNDGEFKLLKSEEVAKLWGLRKNKTNMNYDKLSRALRYYYDKNIIKKVIGQKFVYKFVSFPEILKMDPAAVEMGLASGRVTLHEDQDIQDLDVEEEEEEEELQQQQRRALGAALGAAAVAQQAACHNKYFGSGLYSSFSINTLHSPPEELLRALRERQQDEARSGVIRFGTGTTESTPPSPSLINPEPSSQSFSTHRPFKPSSLHHYTHHSPPSSSPHSHNPQPGPGRGGWSPEAEEEEGEDSDQGAQPLNLSSGHREREQALQPPEKRTSGGSSHGDSCHGLPPKTNKPKALEISAPSLLLTGSDIGSIALNSPSLPSGSLTHAFFTAQTPSGLLLGHSSLLSGVHFWSSLSPAAPLSPARLQGHGSLFQFPSLMNGHLPLSNLDGSPSPLLLSPANHKS